The genomic interval TTGATACCCGGCGCTTGCAGCGCCTCGTCCGACAAGCATGCCAGCGCGCGCTGATGCAGCGTGGCCGGATCGCCGGGCAACACCAGTTCCACATGCTCCCAGCCTTCGTGCGGATAGTGACGGTTGCCGGGCCACGGCAGTTCCACGCAGTCGATCCGCCACGGCCCGACCGTGAGCGGCTGGTGCAAAGTGAACAGGCAGATGGGACGTCCGTTAATGGTCTTTTCTGACAGCAAGGTTCCGCTCGTCAGCAGCGCTTCGCGCCAGCGCTCCGCCGTGCTGTATTGGTGACAACGCAGCGCAAGGTGATCCGCCTGAAAATCCGCCAGATTCAGTTGCAGTTGCGCCGCCAACTGCCAGAGTTCGTTTTCAAAGCGGGAAAGATCGTCGCGTAATGATGCGGGTAGCAGTGCGGTCATGGGGTTCTCATCCGGGTAAAAAAATATGGGCGCCAATCTACACATTCCCCCCGAACGCCGCCATCTTTATTCCCTGTACA from Musicola paradisiaca NCPPB 2511 carries:
- a CDS encoding VOC family protein yields the protein MTALLPASLRDDLSRFENELWQLAAQLQLNLADFQADHLALRCHQYSTAERWREALLTSGTLLSEKTINGRPICLFTLHQPLTVGPWRIDCVELPWPGNRHYPHEGWEHVELVLPGDPATLHQRALACLSDEALQAPGIKLKFSHPQGEQERLPNPTLAVTNGSITLKFHPYRIQDVVASEQDEDAAGEK